One window from the genome of Pungitius pungitius chromosome 14, fPunPun2.1, whole genome shotgun sequence encodes:
- the noxred1 gene encoding NADP-dependent oxidoreductase domain-containing protein 1 yields MMDVSADLISFSFEAELTEEEKKFIFLRTRAAGLTFCGCAHAAFLCKLVHLLRYSIKSLPADGGSSASGGDRDIRVGILGMGQIGKKLLLTLLDKSDIKPSHIKISSRRPESAVEFSRAGVECFFDNRSVGAWADVLFLCCLPSHLHKVCADLRSHLSARCLVYSFPTGVPVSKLARLLGHDFILRPQCDFISRDAADVWLSCTRLTKDLRDPLLIEASCPLTPSGGISVGLTWMSAVLYSLLNTCTSSGLGSSDALSLINNLLKEKCPNAVEFDARTFISAASLRTEEPFPWISLTDAQTQETPLLRFLSSSRSTQRCLAAVYTSLLCQPNKTATS; encoded by the exons ATGATGGACGTGTCCGCCGATTTAATTAGTTTTTCTTTCGAGGCCGAACTCACcgaggaagagaaaaagttcATCTTCCTTCGGACGCGCGCGGCTGGACTGACGTTTTGCGGGTGCGCGCACGCAGCTTTCCTCTGCAAACTGGTCCACCTACTGAG ATATAGCATCAAAAGTCTCCCCGCAGACGGAGGCTCGTCGGCATCTGGAGGAGACCGTGACATCCGCGTTGGGATACTTGGGATGGGTCAAATTGGGAAAAAGCTGCTTCTCACCCTCCTTGATAAGTCTGACATCAAACCGTCGCACATTAAGATCTCGAGCAGGAGGCCAGAATCTGCAG TGGAATTCTCCAGGGCGGGAGTTGAATGTTTCTTTGACAATCGCAGTGTGGGCGCGTGGGCGGACGTGCTGTTCCTCTGCTGTCTGCCCTCTCACCTCCACAAAGTCTGCGCTGACCTCCGCTCTCACTTGTCCGCGCGCTGCCTCGTGTACAGCTTCCCCACCGGCGTGCCCGTCTCCAA ATTGGCTCGGCTTCTTGGACACGATTTCATCCTCAGGCCGCAGTGTGACTTTATCTCGCGTGATGCTGCAGATGTGTGGCTGTCCTGCACTCGTCTGACCAAGGATCTAAGAGATCCTTTATTAATAGAGGCATCGTGTCCTCTTACACCGAGCG GTGGCATTTCCGTGGGTCTGACCTGGATGAGTGCAGTGTTGTACAGCCTGTTAAACACATGCACCTCTAGTGGTCTGGGATCCAGTGATGCTCTGTCTCTCATCAACAACCTCCTCAAAGAGAAGTGTCCAAACGCCGTGGAATTTGACGCGCGCACGTTTATAAGCGCGGCCTCCCTTCGCACAGAGGA acctTTTCCATGGATTTCTCTCACTGATGCTCAGACCCAGGAGACCCCGCTGCTGCGCTTTCTATCGAGCAGCAGATCCACGCAGCGGTGCCTCGCTGCAGTCTACACGTCCCTGCTCTGCCAGCCCAATAAGACAGCTACTAGCTAG
- the tmed8 gene encoding protein TMED8 has product MERLEATSELQSRLSSLSFSSFPGITSKQSDKRPLDRLQNTDLSQSSTTSKGQADMDETKGDPEQHTEGNAAASAELAHGEGGEENNAAASSQLSAEMKAQTPPLKPPTTWTSAALKELKAKLRTEDDSMVTVYRGDIMTVHVPTVPEAKKVCWEFATDSYDIGFGIYFDWTPVTSRSITVHISESSDDEDEEEELEGPVGNGDVEKGSKTQTNSNLAELLPVYRQDSHTLVQGGSHDFPGEGTYLLKFDNSYSLWRNKTLYYRVYYSA; this is encoded by the exons ATGGAGAGATTAGAAGCCACATCAGAGCTCCAGTCGCGgttgtcctctctctccttctcgtcGTTCCCCGGAATCACATCCAAACAGAGCGACAAGCGACCTCTGGACAG GCTCCAGAACACAGACCTTTCACAGAGCAGCACCACGTCCAAAGGGCAGGCTGATATGGATGAAACCAAGGGGGATCCAGAGCAACATACCGAG GGTAATGCAGCGGCCTCAGCAGAGCTGGCCCATGGGGAAGGAGGCGAGGAGAACAACGCTGCTGCGAGCAGTCAGCTGTCTGCTGAGATGAAAG CCCAGACGCCGCCCCTGAAGCCTCCGACGACCTGGACATCTGCCGCGCTGAAGGAGCTGAAAGCGAAGCTTCGAACGGAGGACGACAGCATGGTGACGGTGTACCGGGGCGACATCATGACCGTTCACGTGCCCACTGTGCCCGAGGCCAAAAAAGTGTGCTGGGAGTTTGCCACAGATAGTTATGACATTGGCTTTGGGATATATTTTGACTGGACGCCCGTCACAAGCCGGTCCATCACTGTGCACATCAGCGAGTCgagtgatgatgaagacgaagaggaggagctggaag GGCCCGTCGGCAACGGAGACGTCGAGAAGGGCTCCAAAACCCAAACCAACTCAAACTTGGCGGAGCTCTTGCCCGTGTACCGCCAGGACAGTCACACACTCGTTCAGGGGGGCAGCCACGATTTTCCAGGTGAAGGCACATACCTCCTGAAGTTTGATAACTCCTACTCACTGTGGCGGAACAAAACCCTCTACTACAGAGTTTATTACAGTGCCTGA
- the zgc:163014 gene encoding uncharacterized protein zgc:163014: protein MGRLHFYVLWSLRDAPRQFISKSNRSVFQVHIPLPLPKHLVIFGLGEWECSEATISVDVLVSAELLAQRIGTLSAQARCLTWEGEWSPDVVTVAAERGRRGVYGKIILTVCGEVGQTSDQQPNEVRVFSSTPLVQRKGVFGEQRDATDLSSMLHPSAGDETKTPNSSHIGDSVCDVDIQVDKIDTSDQTVGEKRPVWPTDKTPRRTVISKRGRLTWSSEDVDEASDSKKMRLSRMNSQDDMTAQIRRENREGSVCPSKRWSHTMCLSDRDTAILIGGETADQNYCEDSLWKLELDSDFWFPMHSSVSGPVPLCARGHSATYDPGTKSLFVYGGLREGRRYSELYVLNTLTWKWKLITAKGNVPNVAYHSAAFYKKELFVFGGVQPSHASGDKSCSNALYIFNPEFELWYQPIVEGDKPLPRFGHSATLLSQKLIIFGGRKTATYLNDLHVLDLGFMEYTAVKSGNMPPLPRGFHAALPVSDNRILVSGGCSAIGALQDLHIFNIDTSTWSAVVSPVLCSKPRAGHSMINWGRSILSDAARRERGDNAGVPLLVFGGSDCSGTFYNDTVKCTVEIPPDK, encoded by the exons ATGGGGAGGTTGCATTTTTATGTCCTTTGGTCCCTGCGTGACGCCCCCCGCCAGTTCATCAG CAAGTCCAACCGGAGTGTCTTCCAAGTCCACATCCCGCTGCCTCTCCCCAAACACCTGGTCATCTTCGGCCTCGGCGAATGGGAATGCAGCGAGGCCACGATCTCCGTCGACGTCCTGGTCAGCGCAGAACTACTGGCCCAGAGAATCGGGACCCTCTCGGCTCAAGCGAG GTGCTTGACTTGGGAGGGCGAGTGGAGCCCTGACGTTGTCACAGTGGCAGCCGAGAGAGGCCGGAGAGGAGTTTACGGCAAGATTATTCTCACAGTGTGCGGGGAGGTCGGACAG ACTAGTGACCAGCAACCAAATGAAGTCCGTGTCTTCAGCAGTACGCCTCTGGTTCAAAGGAAGGGTGTGTTCGGAGAGCAGCGGGACGCCACCGATCTCTCCTCCATGTTGCATCCGAGCGCCGGAGATGAAACG AAAACCCCCAACTCCTCCCACATTGGGGATAGTGTTTGCGACGTGGACATTCAAGTGGATAAAATTGACACCAGCGATCAGACCGTGGGGGAAAAACGCCCAGTTTGGCCCACG GATAAGACGCCCAGACGGACGGTCATCAGCAAGAGGGGCCGCCTGACGTGGAGCTCTGAGGACGTGGACGAGGCTTCGGACTCCAAGAAAATGAGGCTGTCCAGAATGAACAGCCAAGACGACATGACCGCGCAGATAAGGAGAGAAAACCGAGAAG gtTCTGTGTGCCCGTCAAAGCGCTGGAGCCATACGATGTGTCTGAGTGACCGCGACACCGCCATCCTCATCGGAGGGGAGACGGCGGATCAGAACTACTGCGAGGACTCCCTGTGGAAGCTCGAGTTGG ACAGCGACTTCTGGTTCCCGATGCACTCCTCGGTCTCTGGGCCCGTGCCTCTGTGTGCCCGGGGACACTCTGCGACCTACGACCCCGGCACTAAGTCGCTCTTTGTGTACGGCGGCCTGAGGGAGGGCCGGCGCTACAGCGAGCTGTACGTCCTAAATACCCTCACCTGGAAGTGGAAGCTTATCACT GCGAAAGGGAATGTTCCAAATGTGGCGTATCACTCCGCTGCCTTTTACAAGAAAGAGCTTTTTGTCTTCGGTGGAGTTCAGCCAAGTCATGCCTCGGGGGATAAATCCTGCAGTAATGCTCTGTACATCTTCAACCCAGAGTTTGAACTCTGGTACCAGCCGATTGTGGAAGGGGACAAACCACTGCCTCGGTTTGG CCACTCCGCCACACTGCTGTCTCAGAAGTTGATCATATTTGGTGGACGGAAGACGGCGACCTACCTGAACGACCTGCATGTTCTGGATTTGG ggTTCATGGAATACACAGCTGTGAAGAGCGGGAACATGCCACCACTGCCTCGAGG ATTTCACGCAGCTCTCCCGGTTTCAGACAACAGGATTTTAGTCAGTGGAGGTTGCAGCGCCATCGGAGCCCTGCAGGATCTCCATATTTTCAACATTG ACACGAGCACATGGAGCGCCGTGGTTTCTCCTGTGCTTTGCTCAAAGCCTCGTGCAGGACACAGCATGATCAACTGGGGCCGCTCCATCCTGTCCGACGCAGCGAGGCGGGAGCGCGGTGACAACGCCGGCGTCCCGTTGCTGGTGTTTGGAGGCTCCGACTGCTCCGGTACCTTCTACAACGACACGGTCAAGTGCACAGTGGAGATTCCTCCTGACAAGTGA
- the gstz1 gene encoding maleylacetoacetate isomerase isoform X1 yields MHASLLKPVLHGYFRSSCSWRVRIAFALKGIEYDQVAVNLIKDGGQQLSEQYKKLNPMQQVPSVEIDGITLSQSLAVIQYIDETRPGPLLLPADPKKRAQVRMISDLIASGIQPLQNLHVIQKIGAEKAQWAQHFIERGFQALEPILKQTAGKYCVGDEISMADICLVPQVYNAERFKVDVEQYPTIKRLNQTLLEIEAFKVTNPSCQPDTPADLRS; encoded by the exons ATGCACGCCTCCTTACTAAAG CCAGTTCTTCATGGATACTTCAGAAGCTCCTGCTCCTGGAGGGTTCGCATCG CCTTTGCGCTCAAAGGCATTGAATACGACCAAGTTGCAGTCAATCTGATCAAAGACGGAGGTCAGCAG CTTTCTGAACAGTACAAGAAATTAAACCCCATGCAACAAGTTCCTTCGGTTGAAATTGATGGCATCACCCTGTCTCAGTCC CTGGCTGTGATCCAGTACATCGATGAGACCAGGCCAGGGCCTCTGCTCCTCCCCGCTGACCCAAAGAAACGGGCCCAGGTTCGGATGATAAGTGACCTCATTGCCTCTGGGATACAGCCTCTGCAG AATTTACACGTGATCCAGAAAATTGGAGCGGAAAAGGCGCAGTGGGCCCAGCACTTCATCGAGCGCGGCTTCCAAG CTCTTGAGCCCATTCTGAAGCAAACAGCAGGGAAGTACTGCGTCGGTGATGAG ATATCCATGGCAGACATCTGTCTGGTCCCACAAGTCTACAACGCAGAGAG GTTCAAAGTGGATGTCGAGCAGTATCCAACCATCAAAAGGTTAAACCAAACCTTACTTGAGATCGAAGCGTTCAAAGTGACCAACCCGTCCTGCCAGCCAGACACGCCTGCTGATCTGCGTTCATAG
- the gstz1 gene encoding maleylacetoacetate isomerase isoform X3, which yields MHASLLKPVLHGYFRSSCSWRVRIAFALKGIEYDQVAVNLIKDGGQQYKKLNPMQQVPSVEIDGITLSQSLAVIQYIDETRPGPLLLPADPKKRAQVRMISDLIASGIQPLQNLHVIQKIGAEKAQWAQHFIERGFQALEPILKQTAGKYCVGDEISMADICLVPQVYNAERFKVDVEQYPTIKRLNQTLLEIEAFKVTNPSCQPDTPADLRS from the exons ATGCACGCCTCCTTACTAAAG CCAGTTCTTCATGGATACTTCAGAAGCTCCTGCTCCTGGAGGGTTCGCATCG CCTTTGCGCTCAAAGGCATTGAATACGACCAAGTTGCAGTCAATCTGATCAAAGACGGAGGTCAGCAG TACAAGAAATTAAACCCCATGCAACAAGTTCCTTCGGTTGAAATTGATGGCATCACCCTGTCTCAGTCC CTGGCTGTGATCCAGTACATCGATGAGACCAGGCCAGGGCCTCTGCTCCTCCCCGCTGACCCAAAGAAACGGGCCCAGGTTCGGATGATAAGTGACCTCATTGCCTCTGGGATACAGCCTCTGCAG AATTTACACGTGATCCAGAAAATTGGAGCGGAAAAGGCGCAGTGGGCCCAGCACTTCATCGAGCGCGGCTTCCAAG CTCTTGAGCCCATTCTGAAGCAAACAGCAGGGAAGTACTGCGTCGGTGATGAG ATATCCATGGCAGACATCTGTCTGGTCCCACAAGTCTACAACGCAGAGAG GTTCAAAGTGGATGTCGAGCAGTATCCAACCATCAAAAGGTTAAACCAAACCTTACTTGAGATCGAAGCGTTCAAAGTGACCAACCCGTCCTGCCAGCCAGACACGCCTGCTGATCTGCGTTCATAG
- the gstz1 gene encoding maleylacetoacetate isomerase isoform X2, which translates to MASQTKPVLHGYFRSSCSWRVRIAFALKGIEYDQVAVNLIKDGGQQLSEQYKKLNPMQQVPSVEIDGITLSQSLAVIQYIDETRPGPLLLPADPKKRAQVRMISDLIASGIQPLQNLHVIQKIGAEKAQWAQHFIERGFQALEPILKQTAGKYCVGDEISMADICLVPQVYNAERFKVDVEQYPTIKRLNQTLLEIEAFKVTNPSCQPDTPADLRS; encoded by the exons atggcATCTCAAACTAAG CCAGTTCTTCATGGATACTTCAGAAGCTCCTGCTCCTGGAGGGTTCGCATCG CCTTTGCGCTCAAAGGCATTGAATACGACCAAGTTGCAGTCAATCTGATCAAAGACGGAGGTCAGCAG CTTTCTGAACAGTACAAGAAATTAAACCCCATGCAACAAGTTCCTTCGGTTGAAATTGATGGCATCACCCTGTCTCAGTCC CTGGCTGTGATCCAGTACATCGATGAGACCAGGCCAGGGCCTCTGCTCCTCCCCGCTGACCCAAAGAAACGGGCCCAGGTTCGGATGATAAGTGACCTCATTGCCTCTGGGATACAGCCTCTGCAG AATTTACACGTGATCCAGAAAATTGGAGCGGAAAAGGCGCAGTGGGCCCAGCACTTCATCGAGCGCGGCTTCCAAG CTCTTGAGCCCATTCTGAAGCAAACAGCAGGGAAGTACTGCGTCGGTGATGAG ATATCCATGGCAGACATCTGTCTGGTCCCACAAGTCTACAACGCAGAGAG GTTCAAAGTGGATGTCGAGCAGTATCCAACCATCAAAAGGTTAAACCAAACCTTACTTGAGATCGAAGCGTTCAAAGTGACCAACCCGTCCTGCCAGCCAGACACGCCTGCTGATCTGCGTTCATAG
- the LOC119227181 gene encoding basal body-orientation factor 1-like, which yields MQKRRVAKVKRAKAGKGKKEGKQETKAVKESDIEKAKATAALWELRLRVTDSSLVEYREASRRLARANEELTDRLYRAEQDAIDITGFLTRQDAAKENKINALQKSLIVQEELARKEQKKVVEDYTTQINEMKELFMKKSSDFDMIQDGMKKIKEFQKRKSQMEQELIDIKENMDVAEKDHRESLNKLERKFFIEKVRLEEEAEKTIALVEERAHNKAIVKLDDASRSVFKENVRLNEALKYHIKESEQLQILTNSMFKEKTSLALDKNTLELMVKKNAAQMEAQNKELSKLRATVAYLQQARELKEDGPETQEEEEETLVSVPAAQVELEELRRVLAVRERELGHVKRLARGIVQQRSELERFFHEALVQVKQEIAASRSQYKKEALQAYRRRLREATAGKQKFPPIRTFGKGPHSTNSVYSDMEAAARWTHQPGSRVEVTDLTWEQKEQVLRLLFAKMNGQRERKASRHPASSEMKRLTDSDAAGEDAKGITREEPSPATFITRAPESVRPPSPSSLPDVHSA from the exons ATGCAGAAGAGGAGAGTCGCCAAAGTAAAGCGAGCGAAAGCCGG aaaggggaagaaagaaggaaaacaggAGACCAAAGCGGTCAAGGAGTCCGACATCGAGAAAGCCAAGGCCACGGCGGCCCTGTGGGAGCTGAGGCTCCGGGTCACCGACAGCTCGCTCGTCGAGTACCGGGAGGCCTCGCGCAGATTGGCCCGTGCGAACGAAGAGCTCACCGACCGGCTGTACCGAGCGGAGCAGGACGCGATCGACATCACCGGCTTCCTGACGAGACAAGACGCGGCCAAAGAGAACAAG ATCAATGCGCTGCAGAAAAGCCTCATAGTTCAAGAAGAACTTGCAcgtaaagaacaaaagaaagtg GTTGAAGATTACACAACGCAAATCAATGAGATGAAGGAACTGTTCATGAAGAAGTCCAGTGATTTTGATATGATCCAAGATGGGATGAAGAAAATTAAGGAATTTCAGAAGAGGAAATCCCAAATGGAGCAGGAGCTCATTGAT ATTAAAGAAAACATGGACGTCGCCGAAAAGGACCACAGGGAAAGCCTCAACAAATTGGAGCGAAAATTCTTCATAGAAAAG GTTCGCCTGGAGGAGGAAGCTGAGAAAACCATCGCCCTGGTGGAAGAGAGGGCCCACAACAAAGCCAtcgt GAAGTTGGACGACGCCTCGCGCTCTGTATTCAAGGAGAACGTCCGACTCAACGAAGCGCTGAAATATCACATAAAGGAGTCAGAGCAACTGCAGATATTGACAAATTCAATGTTTAAGGAAAAGACCTCCCTGGCACTGGACAAG AACACGTTGGAGTTGATGGTAAAGAAAAACGCAGCTCAGATGGAGGCCCAAAACAAAGAGCTATCCAAGCTGAGGGCCACGGTAGCCTACCTGCAGCAGGCCCGGGAGCTCAAAGAGGACGGACCCgagacacaggaggaggaggaggagaccctgGTCAGCGTCCCGGCCGCCCAGGTAGAGCTGGAGGAGCTCCGGAGGGTGCTCGCCGTGCGGGAGAGGGAACTGGGCCACGTGAAGCGGCTAGCGCGCGGCATCGTGCAGCAGCGCAGCGAGCTGGAGCGGTTCTTCCACGAGGCCCTGGTCCAGGTGAAGCAGGAGATCGCGGCCAGCAGGTCGCAGTACAAGAAGGAGGCGCTGCAGGCTTATCGCAGGCGGCTGAGGGAGGCCACGGCAGGAAAACAAAAGTTCCCACCTATCCGCACTTTTGGGAAAGGCCCCCACAGCACCAACTCTGTCTATTCAGACATGGAGGCGGCGGCAAGGTG GACTCATCAACCAGGCAGCCGAGTTGAGGTCACTGATCTAACTTGGGAGCAGAAGGAACAAGTGCTCAGGCTGCTCTTTGCTAAAATGAATGGACAGAGGGAAAG GAAAGCCAGCAGACACCCGGCCTCCTCTGAGATGAAGAGGCTCACCGACAGCGATGCCGCGGGGGAAGACGCCAAGGGAAT AACGAGAGAGGAGCCCTCCCCGGCGACCTTCATCACCCGGGCACCCGAGTCCGTTCGGCCTCCGAGCCCAAGCAGCCTGCCGGACGTCCACAGCGCGTGA
- the LOC119227182 gene encoding ectonucleoside triphosphate diphosphohydrolase 5, whose translation MHTMALLLTLSAWLLGASLVAEATYYRHHRYVPYFHRYRDHSANAENLLPEVPDPAPGATQPGAPTRPEIPEVIHPRPEVLDPVPELFHTVPEVVHAIEEASSAGDANRVFYGVMFDAGSTGSRIHIYKFIQKDPVELPVLDSEMFHAVKPGLSHYKDNPEKGGDTIRQLLKIAKKTVPEEDWGRTPVVLKATAGLRLLPEDKANALLEEVREVFDESPFFVPNNSVSIMQGAKEGVLAWVTVNFLTGHLYSNTRKTVGILDLGGGSTQITFLPKSKKTVQSAPPTYIAQFNLFDHQYQLYTHSYLGNGLFAARLATLGALGADGLDWKVFTSSCLPKKFTDDLTFGGNTYKVSGIPDGYAGYKLCYYEVMKVIKGIVHQPYEVKGSSVFYAFSYYFDRAVDSGLIDGSRGGSVEVRDFKKRAKEVCNKMTKYRAISPYLCMDMTYITCLLKEGFGFKDDTVLQLSKKVNNVETSWALGATFDYFRNLNIH comes from the exons ATGCACACAATGGCCCTGCTCCTCACTCTATCCGCGTGGCTCCTGGGTGCGAGCCTCGTAGCGGAGGCGACCTACTACCGGCACCACCGCTACGTCCCCTACTTCCACCGCTACCGGGATCACTCCGCCAACGCGGAGAACCTCCTCCCGGAGGTCCCGGACCCGGCGCCCGGAGCCACGCAGCCGGGCGCGCCGACCCGTCCCGAGATCCCCGAGGTGATCCACCCGCGACCCGAAGTCCTCGACCCGGTGCCAGAGCTTTTCCACACGGTGCCCGAGGTGGTGCATGCGATCGAAGAAGCCTCCTCCGCCGGCGACGCCAACCGGGTTTTCTACGGGGTCATGTTCGACGCCGGGAGCACGGGCAGCAGGATCCACATCTACAAGTTCATCCAGAAGGACCCCG TCGAGCTGCCCGTCCTGGACAGTGAAATGTTCCACGCAGTGAAGCCTGGACTGTCTCATTATAAGGACAACCCTGAGAAG GGTGGCGACACCATCCGACAGCTGCTGAAGATTGCTAAGAAGACGGTGCCagaggaggactgggggaggACCCCGGTGGTCCTGAAGGCCACGGCGGGTCTTCGTCTGTTGCCTGAAGACAAGGCCAATGCTCTTCTGGAGGAG GTGCGAGAGGTATTTGACGAGTCCCCTTTCTTCGTGCCAAACaacagtgtctccatcatgcAAGGAGCAAAAGAAG GAGTCCTTGCCTGGGTCACAGTGAACTTCCTCACAG GTCACTTGTACTCCAACACCAGGAAGACGGTGGGCATCCTGGACCTGGGTGGAGGATCCACACAGATCACCTTCCTCCCCAAGTCAAAG AAAACGGTTCAGTCCGCTCCCCCCACTTACATCGCTCAATTCAACCTCTTCGACCATCAGTATCAGCTCTACACGCACAG CTACCTCGGAAATGGACTGTTTGCGGCTCGACTGGCAACTCTCGGAGCTCTAGGAGCGGATG GCCTGGATTGGAAAGTCTTCACTAGTTCCTGCCTCCCGAAAAAGTTCACCGACGATTTGACTTTTGGGGGAAACACATACAAAGTGAGCGGGATTCCAGACG GCTATGCGGGATACAAGCTGTGCTACTATGAGGTCATGAAGGTAATCAAAGGAATAGTGCACCAGCCTTATGAAGTGAAGGGCAGCAGTGTCTTCTATGCCTTCTCCTACTACTTTGACAGAGCTGTGGACTCCGGCCTCATTG ATGGCAGTCGAGGTGGTTCCGTTGAAGTCAGAGATTTTAAGAAGAGAGCCAAGGAGG tgtgCAACAAAATGACCAAGTACCGTGCTATTAGCCCCTACCTGTGCATGGATATGACATACATCACCTGTCTGCTAAAGGAGGGCTTTGGATTCAAAGACGACACAGTGCTGCAG CTATCCAAGAAGGTGAACAACGTGGAGACCAGCTGGGCCCTGGGAGCGACCTTTGACTACTTCAGAAACCTCAACATCCACTAA